The proteins below are encoded in one region of Haladaptatus sp. R4:
- a CDS encoding DsrE family protein: MGTHSRRRFLELAGAGTAIALAGCSSGPTEDAKGASTSTTETDTTTETTTEEGTTQTDEDSQNVKMSTVFHYSSGEEKQGHAVANVANLLSDDSTDTETIALVANGSGVKLVSKDSTVADKVNSLVEKGVKFKACHNSMNKFNYTKKDLLSGVEIVPAGVGELTKLQAKKGYAYIKTP, from the coding sequence ATGGGAACGCATTCCCGACGCCGGTTTCTCGAACTGGCAGGTGCCGGCACCGCCATCGCGCTCGCGGGGTGTTCGAGCGGCCCGACGGAGGACGCGAAAGGTGCCTCCACGTCCACCACGGAAACCGATACGACGACTGAAACCACGACTGAAGAGGGAACGACCCAGACCGACGAAGATTCCCAGAATGTCAAAATGAGCACGGTATTTCACTACAGCAGCGGAGAAGAGAAACAGGGACACGCGGTGGCGAACGTCGCCAACCTCCTGAGCGACGATTCGACGGACACGGAGACGATCGCGCTCGTCGCCAACGGCAGCGGCGTCAAACTCGTTTCGAAGGACTCCACGGTGGCCGACAAAGTCAACTCCCTCGTGGAAAAGGGCGTGAAGTTCAAGGCATGCCACAACAGCATGAACAAGTTCAATTATACGAAAAAGGACCTCCTTTCGGGTGTCGAAATCGTTCCCGCCGGAGTCGGCGAACTCACCAAACTGCAGGCGAAGAAGGGATACGCCTACATCAAAACGCCGTAA
- the radA gene encoding DNA repair and recombination protein RadA: MADVDLEALPGVGPATAEKLREAGFDSYQSLAVASPGELSNTADVGESTSADIIQAARKEADIGGFETGSQVLERRERIGKLSWQIDEVDELLGGGVETQSITEVYGEFGAGKSQITHQLSVNVQLPAEQGGLHGSVIFIDSEDTFRPERIDDMVRGLPEEALQATMDDREIEGTPDDDEAMQELIDDILDKIHVAKAFNSNHQMLLAEKAQELAGEHEDGDWPVRLVCIDSLTAHFRAEYVGRGQLATRQQKLNKHLHDIDKVGNLYNTAVVVTNQVSSNPDSFFGDPTQPIGGNILGHKSTFRMYLRKSKGDKRIVRLVDAPNLADGEAVMRVQDGGLKPE; this comes from the coding sequence ATGGCAGACGTAGACCTCGAAGCACTTCCCGGCGTTGGACCGGCAACAGCAGAGAAACTCCGAGAAGCGGGATTCGACTCCTATCAGAGCCTCGCAGTCGCGAGCCCTGGCGAACTGAGCAACACCGCAGACGTCGGCGAGAGCACGTCCGCCGACATCATTCAGGCCGCACGGAAGGAGGCCGACATCGGCGGGTTCGAGACCGGTTCGCAGGTTCTCGAACGACGCGAGCGAATCGGTAAACTCAGCTGGCAGATCGACGAAGTGGACGAACTGCTCGGCGGCGGCGTCGAGACCCAGTCCATCACCGAAGTGTACGGCGAGTTCGGTGCGGGGAAATCCCAGATCACCCACCAGCTTTCGGTGAACGTCCAGTTGCCCGCCGAACAGGGCGGCCTCCACGGCAGCGTCATCTTCATCGACTCCGAAGACACGTTCCGTCCCGAGCGTATCGACGACATGGTTCGCGGCCTGCCGGAAGAGGCCCTTCAGGCCACGATGGACGACCGCGAAATCGAGGGAACGCCGGACGACGACGAGGCGATGCAGGAACTCATCGACGACATCCTCGACAAGATTCACGTTGCCAAGGCGTTCAACTCCAACCACCAGATGCTCCTCGCCGAGAAGGCACAGGAACTCGCTGGCGAACACGAGGACGGCGACTGGCCCGTCCGACTGGTCTGTATCGACAGCCTCACGGCCCACTTCCGCGCCGAGTACGTCGGCCGTGGTCAGCTCGCGACCCGTCAGCAGAAGCTCAACAAACACCTGCACGACATCGACAAGGTCGGAAACCTCTACAACACGGCCGTCGTGGTGACGAACCAGGTTTCGTCCAACCCCGACTCGTTCTTCGGCGACCCGACTCAGCCCATCGGTGGGAACATCCTCGGACACAAATCCACCTTCCGGATGTACCTCCGCAAGTCGAAGGGCGACAAGCGTATCGTCCGCCTCGTGGACGCGCCGAACCTCGCCGACGGCGAGGCCGTCATGCGCGTGCAGGACGGCGGTCTGAAGCCCGAATAA
- a CDS encoding iron-sulfur cluster assembly scaffold protein, producing the protein MSMGSDMYRQQILDHYRNPRNYGELENAQFSHEGVNPSCGDELEFDVSLEDDGETIERVAFRGDGCAISQASASMLSQKLPGMSLDEVAAMDRDDVIDMLGVDISPMRVKCAVLAEKIVQDGAEIYEGEQEEGRTTTE; encoded by the coding sequence ATGAGCATGGGTTCGGACATGTACCGACAGCAGATTCTCGACCATTACCGGAACCCGCGAAACTACGGGGAACTCGAAAACGCCCAGTTCAGTCACGAGGGAGTCAACCCCTCCTGTGGCGACGAACTCGAATTCGACGTCTCCCTCGAAGACGACGGTGAAACCATCGAACGCGTCGCGTTCCGCGGCGACGGCTGTGCGATCAGTCAAGCCAGCGCCAGCATGCTCTCCCAGAAGCTTCCCGGCATGAGTCTGGACGAGGTTGCGGCGATGGACCGGGACGACGTTATCGACATGCTCGGCGTCGATATCAGCCCCATGCGGGTCAAATGCGCCGTGCTGGCCGAGAAAATCGTACAGGACGGGGCGGAGATTTACGAGGGCGAGCAGGAAGAAGGACGGACGACGACGGAATAA
- a CDS encoding MFS transporter: MEANSAFSFAYQGVDFAFTALGGIVIAAMGAIALYLVDSVTFLAATLVFLGVKIPAAESQSNGEETEEEAENDDPENVTSALDDYLAQLRDGIDYVRGSILVWVLAGSLVVNAAIGSTLAVLPAYAKAHGGSDAYGFLLAAVVGGMLIGSLAASPLERFSLAALSIGGFVFGGVVWLAAVAAGWFPATLGLFFLAWIPVGATNVIFAAMIQSVVPEHLMGRVSSVLSSASVGAMPLGSLLGGLGGDALGNTVVMTTTGFGFLCIALCWLVNPRLRAIATLDDLGGEEYGLSTAAGAEPSESF; encoded by the coding sequence GTGGAAGCCAACTCGGCCTTTTCGTTCGCCTACCAAGGGGTCGATTTCGCGTTCACCGCGCTCGGCGGCATCGTCATCGCCGCGATGGGTGCAATCGCCCTCTACCTCGTCGACTCAGTGACGTTCCTCGCGGCGACGCTCGTCTTTCTGGGCGTGAAAATACCGGCCGCGGAATCGCAGTCGAACGGTGAAGAAACGGAAGAGGAAGCCGAAAACGACGACCCCGAGAACGTCACGTCCGCCCTCGACGACTATCTCGCCCAACTCCGTGACGGCATCGACTACGTTCGCGGATCGATACTCGTGTGGGTGCTCGCCGGAAGCCTCGTCGTCAACGCGGCTATCGGAAGCACACTTGCGGTTCTCCCGGCGTACGCGAAAGCACACGGCGGGTCGGATGCGTACGGGTTTCTCCTCGCCGCAGTCGTCGGCGGAATGCTCATCGGGTCGCTCGCGGCGTCGCCCCTCGAACGATTTTCACTCGCCGCCTTGAGCATCGGCGGGTTCGTCTTCGGTGGAGTCGTGTGGCTCGCCGCGGTCGCCGCTGGGTGGTTCCCGGCGACGCTCGGACTGTTTTTCCTGGCGTGGATTCCGGTCGGCGCGACGAACGTCATCTTCGCGGCGATGATCCAATCCGTCGTTCCGGAACACCTGATGGGCCGCGTCTCGTCGGTGCTTTCGAGTGCCTCCGTGGGTGCGATGCCCCTCGGGTCGCTGCTCGGCGGCCTGGGCGGGGACGCACTCGGAAATACCGTCGTCATGACGACCACCGGATTCGGCTTCCTTTGTATCGCCCTCTGCTGGCTGGTCAATCCGCGACTTCGAGCGATCGCAACCCTCGACGACCTGGGTGGCGAGGAGTACGGACTCTCGACGGCCGCCGGGGCGGAACCGTCGGAATCCTTTTAG
- a CDS encoding helix-turn-helix transcriptional regulator: MDADEREVSPEQAFSLLGNDTRIGIIQALWKADEPLSFSDLHDRVEIRDSGQFNYHLNKLVGLFVRQVDGKYELTFAGSQVIGAILSGTYTQRAETERFELDANCPDCGTELTATYEEERVTIRCETCDEDRSTFGLPPGAFEGRDESELQRTFERWLLNVFSLMADGVCLRCSGKTIGSLITESEYFYSNQEVGIEFVCERCGDRASGNLGTYLLRHPAVVAFHYDHGIDLTKATVWELEWLSGDNERLVSEAPLVAECVVTLDGDELTLTVDEELAVHVED, from the coding sequence ATGGACGCGGACGAGCGAGAGGTGTCCCCGGAGCAAGCGTTCTCGCTGCTCGGAAACGACACCCGCATCGGAATCATTCAGGCCCTCTGGAAGGCGGACGAGCCGTTGTCGTTTTCCGACCTCCACGACCGAGTCGAAATCCGTGACAGCGGGCAGTTCAACTACCATCTGAACAAACTCGTCGGCCTGTTCGTCCGGCAGGTGGACGGGAAGTACGAACTCACGTTTGCGGGCTCGCAGGTCATCGGCGCGATTCTCTCGGGAACCTACACGCAGCGTGCCGAAACGGAGCGGTTCGAACTCGACGCCAACTGCCCGGATTGCGGGACGGAACTGACCGCGACGTACGAAGAGGAACGTGTCACGATTCGCTGTGAAACGTGCGACGAGGATCGGTCGACGTTCGGGTTACCACCAGGAGCGTTCGAGGGGCGTGACGAGTCGGAGTTACAGCGGACGTTCGAGCGCTGGCTTCTCAACGTCTTTTCGCTCATGGCAGACGGCGTCTGTCTTCGGTGTTCCGGGAAGACTATCGGGTCGCTCATCACCGAGTCGGAGTACTTCTACAGCAACCAAGAGGTCGGCATCGAATTCGTCTGCGAGCGCTGTGGGGACCGCGCATCCGGCAATCTCGGAACGTATCTCCTCCGACATCCGGCGGTGGTCGCGTTCCACTACGACCACGGTATCGACCTCACCAAAGCGACCGTCTGGGAACTCGAATGGCTCAGCGGGGATAACGAACGTCTCGTCTCGGAGGCCCCGCTCGTTGCCGAATGCGTCGTCACGCTCGACGGCGACGAACTCACGCTAACCGTGGACGAGGAACTCGCCGTTCACGTCGAAGATTGA
- a CDS encoding aminoglycoside phosphotransferase family protein, with product MQEDERDVRDVREKLVSHAKQYEVVRKLHDVPPHVTHEVRVDGKRAVYKRARSSDGNPAVEAEVIRHVARNTSVPVPEILGVGSDYFIAEWHDEVPEETSVDEERARAMGAGLATLHDETAFEATGFLRNDDGDLALDADETWHGTVCEFLASRREFVEPFGYGDVATDALEFVRKNPGLFDGAGDPVLCHGNFLPEHVGTDGDEVTCVIDFEHAIVAPGEYDYWRTALPIFTGPSGTNDALAEAFRIGYESVRSLPAGFDRRRELYWMVNAVSYFRSLFLQRQQTGQESARTARGFREYVYETIDSLETKP from the coding sequence ATGCAAGAAGACGAACGAGACGTACGCGATGTACGTGAGAAACTTGTATCGCACGCAAAACAGTACGAAGTCGTCCGGAAGCTACACGACGTACCGCCGCACGTCACGCACGAGGTTCGGGTGGATGGAAAGCGAGCGGTCTACAAACGGGCACGGAGTTCGGACGGTAATCCAGCCGTCGAAGCCGAGGTCATCCGTCACGTCGCAAGGAATACGTCGGTTCCGGTCCCCGAGATTCTGGGAGTTGGTAGTGACTATTTCATCGCCGAATGGCACGACGAAGTGCCGGAGGAGACGAGCGTGGACGAGGAACGCGCCCGAGCCATGGGTGCCGGACTGGCGACGCTCCACGACGAAACGGCCTTCGAGGCGACGGGGTTCCTTCGGAACGACGACGGTGACCTCGCACTCGACGCCGACGAGACGTGGCACGGGACCGTCTGTGAATTTCTCGCGTCCCGGCGCGAGTTCGTCGAACCGTTCGGCTACGGCGACGTGGCAACCGACGCGCTCGAATTCGTCCGGAAGAATCCGGGTCTGTTCGACGGGGCGGGCGACCCGGTCCTCTGTCACGGCAACTTCCTTCCGGAACACGTGGGGACCGACGGTGACGAGGTGACGTGCGTCATCGACTTCGAACACGCTATCGTCGCCCCGGGGGAGTACGACTACTGGCGGACGGCGCTTCCGATTTTTACGGGACCGAGCGGGACGAACGACGCGCTGGCCGAGGCCTTTCGTATCGGCTACGAGTCGGTTCGCTCGTTACCGGCGGGATTCGACCGACGGAGGGAACTCTACTGGATGGTGAACGCCGTCTCCTATTTCCGGTCGCTCTTCCTCCAGCGTCAGCAGACCGGACAAGAATCGGCTCGGACCGCCCGCGGTTTCCGGGAGTACGTCTACGAGACTATCGACTCCTTGGAGACGAAGCCGTAG
- a CDS encoding acyl-CoA dehydrogenase family protein has translation MLDYVELEADLGQEERMVRDTAREFVEEHVKPDIGDHFEAGTFPEEIIPEMGELGFYAPNLDGYGLPNLSETAYGLLMQELEACDSGLRSMASVQGALVMYPIHAYGSEAQKDRWLPDLGEGKAVGCFGLTEPEHGSNPSAMETYAEKEGDEYVLNGSKTWITNSPISDVAVVWARDRSAEDSPVRGFLVETDRDGVTTNKIDDKLSLRASITGEISLQNVTIPEDSVLPGVTGMKGPLSCLTQARYGIAWGAIGAARDCFETARDYATERDQFGGPIARFQLQQDKLAEMATQITTSQLLVHRLAELKERGDLRPQHVSMAKRNNVRMARDQARVAREMLGGNGITTDYPPMRHMANMETVYTYEGTHDIHTLVLGQDLTGIAAFE, from the coding sequence ATGCTCGATTACGTGGAATTGGAGGCCGACCTCGGACAGGAAGAGCGGATGGTTCGGGACACCGCCCGCGAGTTCGTGGAGGAGCACGTCAAACCGGACATCGGCGATCACTTCGAGGCGGGAACGTTTCCGGAGGAGATCATCCCCGAGATGGGTGAACTGGGCTTCTACGCGCCGAACCTCGATGGCTACGGCCTGCCGAACCTGAGCGAGACGGCCTACGGCCTACTGATGCAGGAACTCGAAGCCTGTGACTCCGGCCTGCGCTCGATGGCGAGCGTACAGGGCGCGCTCGTGATGTACCCCATCCACGCCTACGGGTCCGAGGCCCAGAAGGACCGTTGGCTCCCCGACCTCGGCGAGGGGAAAGCGGTCGGTTGTTTCGGCCTGACGGAACCCGAACACGGGTCGAACCCGTCGGCGATGGAAACCTACGCGGAAAAGGAGGGCGACGAGTACGTCCTCAACGGTTCGAAGACGTGGATCACCAACTCCCCGATTTCGGACGTTGCGGTCGTCTGGGCGCGTGACCGCTCGGCCGAGGACTCGCCGGTTCGCGGCTTCCTCGTGGAGACCGACCGTGACGGCGTAACGACGAACAAGATCGACGACAAACTCTCGCTCCGTGCGTCCATCACGGGCGAAATCAGCCTCCAGAACGTCACGATTCCCGAAGATTCCGTCCTGCCCGGCGTCACCGGGATGAAGGGACCGCTCTCCTGTCTCACGCAGGCCCGCTACGGCATCGCGTGGGGGGCAATCGGCGCGGCCCGCGACTGCTTCGAGACGGCCCGCGACTACGCCACCGAACGCGACCAGTTCGGCGGCCCCATCGCCCGGTTCCAACTCCAGCAGGACAAGTTGGCCGAGATGGCGACCCAAATCACGACGAGCCAACTGCTGGTTCACCGCCTCGCCGAGTTGAAAGAGCGCGGCGACCTCCGTCCACAACACGTCTCGATGGCGAAGCGAAACAACGTCCGGATGGCCCGCGACCAGGCCCGCGTCGCCCGCGAGATGCTCGGCGGCAACGGCATCACCACGGACTACCCGCCGATGCGCCACATGGCGAACATGGAAACGGTGTACACCTACGAGGGCACCCACGACATTCACACGCTGGTTCTGGGGCAGGATCTCACCGGCATCGCCGCCTTCGAGTAG